In one Paramisgurnus dabryanus chromosome 21, PD_genome_1.1, whole genome shotgun sequence genomic region, the following are encoded:
- the tnnt2a gene encoding troponin T type 2a (cardiac), with translation MEKDLNELQTLIEVHFESRKKEEEELISLKERIEKRRSERAEQQRIRSEREKERQKRLEDERARKEEEEAKKRAEDDAKKKKTLTSLHFGGYMQKTDRRCGKKQTEREKKKKILGDRHKPLDISNATESVLREKVTELWTWMRELEAEKFELEYEFNKQKYEINVLRNRVSDHQKTSKRTKRGLRK, from the exons ATGGAGAAGGACCTGAATGAGCTCCAGACACTCATAGAAGTTCACTTTGAAAGCCGTAAGAAGGAAGAAGAAGAACTTATCAGCCTTAAAGAAAGAATT GAGAAACGGCGTTCCGAGCGGGCAGAGCAGCAGAGGATCCGGAGCGAGCGTGAGAAGGAACGTCAGAAGCGTTTGGAG GACGAAAGAGCTCGGAAGGAGGAAGAGGAGGCCAAAAAGAGGGCGGAGGATGATGCCAAAAAAAAGAAGACGCTCACCAGTTTGCACTTTGGTGGCTACATGCAAAAG ACGGACCGGCGTTGTGGAAAGAAACAGACCGAGAgagagaagaaaaagaagattCTTGGTGATCGTCACAAACCTCTGGACATTAGCAATGCCACTGAATCTGTTCTCAG GGAAAAAGTCACAGAACTCTGGACTTGGATGCGTGAACTAGAAGCAGAGAAATTTGAGTTAGAGTATGAGTTTAACAAACAGAAATATGAG ATCAACGTCCTGAGGAACAGAGTCAGTGACCACCAGAAAAC GTCAAAAAGAACCAAGAGAGGCCTAAGGAAGTGA